One Paenibacillus riograndensis SBR5 DNA segment encodes these proteins:
- a CDS encoding SDR family NAD(P)-dependent oxidoreductase, whose protein sequence is MESQTKSYLTVQAPLASGFDARTTAAEVIGGLDLTGKVAIVTGGYSGIGLETSRVLAEAGATVIVPARTPAKAKAAVSGIPRLELETLDLMDPASIDSFARRFIASGRPLHFLINSAGIMAAPLARDARGYESQFATNHLGHFQLTARLWPALRQADQARVISVSSRAHRLGGVDLSDPNFERREYDKWKSYAQSKSANVLFAVALDEKAKVYGVRAFAVHPGLIPSSGIGRFLKTEEVGVKPVKVQPAQEDEKGKPASNTNSDFMKNTEQGAATSVWCAVSEQLAGLGGVYCEDADIAEAVPADSVQGSGVWPWAIDREAAERLWVLSEQLTGVKFTI, encoded by the coding sequence ATGGAATCACAAACCAAATCTTATCTTACGGTTCAAGCGCCGCTCGCAAGCGGGTTCGATGCCCGGACGACAGCCGCTGAGGTGATCGGCGGCCTGGATCTGACCGGCAAGGTAGCGATTGTAACGGGCGGATATTCCGGGATTGGACTGGAAACCTCGCGTGTGCTTGCCGAAGCGGGAGCCACTGTAATCGTTCCGGCACGGACTCCGGCAAAGGCCAAGGCTGCCGTCTCCGGCATCCCCCGCCTGGAGCTGGAAACTCTTGATCTGATGGACCCCGCCTCGATCGACAGCTTCGCCCGGCGGTTCATTGCTTCTGGGCGGCCGCTTCATTTCCTTATTAACAGTGCGGGCATCATGGCTGCGCCGCTGGCACGTGATGCACGCGGCTATGAGTCGCAGTTTGCCACCAACCATCTGGGGCATTTTCAGCTGACGGCCCGCCTCTGGCCTGCTTTGCGGCAAGCGGATCAGGCCCGGGTCATCTCGGTTTCATCCCGGGCGCACCGTCTGGGTGGCGTTGATCTCAGCGACCCGAACTTTGAGCGGCGGGAATATGACAAATGGAAGTCCTATGCCCAGTCCAAAAGCGCGAATGTGCTGTTCGCGGTTGCCCTGGACGAGAAAGCCAAAGTGTATGGAGTCCGTGCCTTTGCCGTTCATCCGGGCCTAATCCCTTCCTCGGGAATTGGCCGTTTTCTGAAGACGGAAGAAGTTGGTGTTAAACCCGTCAAGGTTCAACCGGCGCAAGAAGACGAGAAGGGAAAGCCTGCAAGCAACACAAACTCCGACTTCATGAAAAACACGGAACAAGGAGCGGCAACCAGTGTCTGGTGTGCAGTCAGTGAACAGCTTGCGGGACTCGGAGGCGTCTACTGTGAGGATGCCGATATTGCCGAAGCGGTTCCAGCCGACAGTGTGCAGGGCTCGGGAGTCTGGCCTTGGGCTATTGACCGTGAGGCCGCAGAGCGCCTGTGGGTGCTCAGCGAGCAGCTGACCGGAGTGAAATTCACAATTTGA
- a CDS encoding MerR family transcriptional regulator — MGISIKEASEKLGLPAHTIRYYEKEGLLPFLQRDGHGNRIFGEKDLESISLMNCFRATGLPVATLKQMVDLTLQGDSTIPQRAAILRDYKMDLERQQQELDRAFAIVNMKLSKYDLLEQGQLAPQDRMGL, encoded by the coding sequence TTGGGAATTTCCATCAAAGAGGCTTCGGAGAAGTTGGGCCTGCCTGCGCATACCATCCGTTATTATGAAAAGGAAGGGCTGCTCCCGTTCCTTCAGCGGGACGGGCACGGGAACCGGATATTCGGGGAAAAGGATCTGGAATCCATCTCGCTGATGAATTGTTTTCGGGCAACCGGACTGCCGGTGGCCACCTTGAAGCAAATGGTGGACCTGACGCTTCAAGGGGATTCGACCATTCCGCAGCGTGCGGCCATTCTCCGTGATTACAAGATGGACCTGGAGCGCCAGCAGCAGGAGCTGGACCGGGCTTTTGCCATAGTGAATATGAAGCTGTCCAAGTATGACTTGCTGGAGCAAGGCCAATTAGCCCCGCAGGATCGTATGGGCCTCTAA
- a CDS encoding glycosyltransferase family 4 protein has protein sequence MRLALFTDTFLPQTNGVARTLGQLTSHLNRRGIEHLLFTPKSAPEDSYPDPVRPVASIPFFLYPECRLALPSMSSIQSQLNTFQPDLLHMATPFNIGLCGLRYAHRQGLPHVASYHTHFDRYLEYYRMRRIVPLYWRYMKWFHRSCGATFAPSRETAEILREQGFERLRLWSRGIDCRQYSPDKRQAASVRERYGIADPLILLYVGRIAPEKDIATLLHALQQLPESVAAGVHLLVVGDGPLLPELRAQAPRNVTFTGARHGEELAELYASADLFVFPSSTETFGNVVLEAMASGLPVVAAGAGGSKELVMPGVTGVLFQPHDPGSLAEEICRLASDSMLRTAMGSEGRRQALGRSWEQIFDGLIRDYEEIIDSRRIKASAQIFTA, from the coding sequence ATGCGCCTGGCTTTATTCACGGACACGTTTCTTCCGCAAACCAACGGCGTTGCCCGCACGCTTGGCCAGTTAACCAGTCACCTGAACCGCCGGGGGATTGAGCATCTGCTGTTCACGCCCAAGTCCGCCCCCGAGGACAGCTACCCCGATCCGGTCCGTCCTGTTGCCAGTATCCCTTTTTTTCTCTATCCGGAATGCAGGCTGGCTCTCCCGAGCATGTCCTCCATTCAGAGCCAGCTGAACACTTTTCAACCCGATCTGCTGCATATGGCTACCCCGTTCAACATCGGCCTGTGCGGCCTCCGTTATGCTCACAGGCAAGGCCTGCCCCATGTAGCCTCCTACCATACCCATTTTGACCGTTACCTTGAATATTACCGCATGCGCCGGATTGTTCCGCTCTACTGGAGGTACATGAAATGGTTCCACCGCTCCTGCGGTGCCACCTTTGCCCCGTCGCGGGAAACGGCAGAGATCCTGCGGGAGCAGGGCTTCGAACGGCTGCGCCTCTGGTCCAGAGGCATTGACTGCCGGCAGTATTCCCCGGATAAACGCCAAGCTGCCAGCGTAAGGGAACGCTATGGAATTGCCGACCCGCTGATACTGCTGTATGTAGGCCGGATTGCCCCGGAAAAAGATATCGCCACCCTGCTGCACGCTCTGCAGCAGCTGCCGGAATCCGTTGCCGCCGGAGTCCACCTGCTGGTGGTCGGCGACGGACCGCTGCTGCCCGAGCTGCGTGCCCAGGCACCGCGCAATGTTACCTTCACCGGCGCCAGGCACGGTGAAGAGCTGGCGGAGCTGTATGCCTCCGCCGATTTGTTCGTGTTCCCGTCCAGCACGGAAACCTTCGGCAATGTGGTGCTGGAGGCTATGGCCTCAGGGCTGCCTGTCGTTGCCGCCGGTGCAGGCGGGAGCAAGGAGCTGGTCATGCCCGGGGTTACAGGGGTGCTGTTTCAGCCGCATGATCCGGGCTCGCTCGCGGAGGAAATATGCCGCCTGGCCAGCGATTCCATGCTGCGGACGGCTATGGGGAGTGAGGGGCGGAGACAGGCGCTTGGCCGCTCCTGGGAACAGATTTTTGACGGACTGATCCGGGATTATGAAGAAATCATCGACAGCAGACGCATCAAGGCCAGCGCGCAGATATTTACCGCCTGA
- a CDS encoding lantibiotic protection ABC transporter ATP-binding protein, giving the protein MQYILETKHLNKRFKRQQAVEDVSLKIPAGTVYGLLGPNGAGKTTTLKMITGLLRPSGGEILLGGKPWERKQLERIGALIESPALYGNLTARENLTVHAKLLGQTAQRIDEVLHTVDLQETGSKKASQFSLGMKQRLGIAIALLNRPELLILDEPTNGLDPLGIQELRELIRSFPAQGITVILSSHILSEVEQIADYIGIISGGRLGHESKIHKGEDLETLFMQVVARNREQAGVHHA; this is encoded by the coding sequence ATGCAATACATTTTGGAGACTAAACACTTAAACAAGCGGTTCAAGCGGCAGCAGGCCGTGGAGGACGTTTCACTGAAGATCCCGGCAGGGACGGTATACGGACTGCTTGGACCCAATGGGGCGGGCAAAACGACAACACTGAAAATGATTACAGGCCTTCTGCGCCCGAGCGGCGGAGAGATTCTGCTGGGCGGCAAGCCCTGGGAAAGAAAGCAGCTGGAGCGGATCGGCGCATTGATTGAATCTCCGGCGCTGTACGGGAATCTTACGGCCCGGGAGAACCTGACGGTGCATGCAAAGCTGCTGGGTCAGACTGCGCAAAGAATCGATGAGGTGCTGCACACTGTGGATTTACAGGAGACCGGCTCCAAAAAGGCTTCCCAATTTTCCCTCGGCATGAAACAGAGACTGGGCATCGCGATTGCTCTGCTGAACCGCCCGGAGCTGCTGATTCTGGATGAGCCGACGAACGGGCTGGACCCGCTCGGCATTCAGGAGCTGCGGGAACTGATCCGCTCCTTTCCGGCGCAGGGCATTACGGTCATTCTCTCCAGCCACATTTTGTCCGAGGTGGAGCAGATCGCCGACTATATCGGCATTATCAGCGGCGGGCGGCTGGGCCATGAGAGCAAAATACACAAAGGCGAGGATCTGGAGACCCTGTTCATGCAGGTCGTTGCCCGGAACCGGGAACAGGCGGGGGTGCACCATGCTTAA
- a CDS encoding lantibiotic immunity ABC transporter MutE/EpiE family permease subunit: MLNIFQSEHLKYRRSFSVKLVWAAPLFFVLFALVALLYLPKGQSLPGDLFLGMVFNWWPFIFVPLGTALLCALAEVRERKAGNYRGLRLHNVRPGALWFGKIMVLAYYMLLSSLGTIAAALIAGLLITDATLPVEKVVVASLLTWLVSLSLIPLQLLAAAWKGMPASIGLGVAGMFAGVIAAPGPNWLYVPWSWALRLMCPVAGVHPNGVPLESGNPLLEPSVIPVGIAVSLLFFAASSWLTGVWFARKEVK; this comes from the coding sequence ATGCTTAATATCTTCCAGTCTGAGCATTTAAAATACAGACGCAGCTTTTCGGTAAAGCTGGTCTGGGCGGCCCCGCTGTTTTTTGTTCTGTTCGCGCTCGTAGCACTGCTGTATCTTCCCAAAGGACAGAGCCTGCCGGGTGACCTGTTTCTCGGTATGGTGTTTAACTGGTGGCCGTTTATATTTGTGCCGCTCGGCACGGCGCTGCTCTGTGCTCTGGCTGAGGTTAGGGAGCGCAAGGCCGGGAATTACCGCGGCCTCCGGCTGCACAATGTCCGTCCCGGTGCGTTATGGTTCGGCAAAATCATGGTGCTGGCCTACTATATGCTGCTGTCCTCCCTGGGAACTATTGCTGCTGCTCTGATTGCCGGCCTGCTGATTACCGATGCGACCCTTCCTGTTGAAAAGGTTGTGGTTGCCAGCCTGCTCACTTGGCTGGTATCGTTAAGCCTCATTCCGCTTCAGCTGCTGGCAGCGGCGTGGAAGGGCATGCCGGCATCTATCGGGCTGGGTGTTGCCGGTATGTTCGCCGGTGTAATTGCCGCACCCGGGCCGAACTGGCTCTATGTGCCATGGAGCTGGGCCCTGCGGCTGATGTGTCCGGTAGCCGGTGTGCATCCGAACGGGGTCCCGCTGGAATCCGGCAACCCGCTGCTCGAACCCTCGGTGATTCCGGTGGGGATTGCCGTATCCCTGCTGTTTTTTGCGGCCAGCTCCTGGCTTACGGGAGTGTGGTTTGCCCGGAAAGAGGTGAAATAG
- a CDS encoding lantibiotic immunity ABC transporter MutG family permease subunit: MLLRLLFSDWLKTKRTPVRWLTGAAILGYPALLLWYFARPARTAELPYEIHQAFFQSASIILPVGIGLLAGLLAAQEENAGHFNGLLGQSAPRTLIYLSKLLQLVMLVTVFLFGSMLVLLSGMRYLLHIEQPGIGIFMLSGLLALAGSLALCVLHLFLALAYGLGASVGAGGAGLLVAAIIGTTSIGDAIWPCVPWSWPARLAGLPALAMPGLTLPEGFVLSGFLRDELFRGLVPACAVFMLAAVCSILWFCRWEGRKSYE; this comes from the coding sequence ATGCTGCTGCGGTTACTATTTTCTGACTGGCTCAAAACAAAGCGGACGCCGGTCCGCTGGCTGACGGGGGCCGCCATTCTGGGCTACCCTGCGCTTCTGCTGTGGTATTTCGCCCGCCCTGCGCGTACGGCGGAGCTGCCCTATGAGATACATCAGGCCTTTTTTCAATCGGCCAGCATTATTCTGCCTGTCGGCATAGGGTTGCTGGCCGGACTGCTCGCGGCCCAGGAAGAGAACGCCGGGCATTTCAACGGCCTGCTGGGGCAGAGCGCCCCCAGAACGCTGATCTATCTAAGCAAGCTGCTGCAGCTGGTTATGCTGGTGACGGTATTCCTGTTCGGCTCTATGCTGGTGTTGTTATCCGGGATGCGCTACCTGCTGCATATCGAACAGCCTGGCATCGGGATATTTATGCTCAGCGGCTTGCTTGCACTGGCGGGCAGTCTGGCCCTGTGCGTGCTGCATTTGTTCCTGGCGCTCGCCTACGGGCTGGGCGCTTCCGTTGGAGCAGGAGGCGCGGGACTGCTGGTTGCCGCCATTATCGGCACCACTTCCATAGGCGACGCCATCTGGCCTTGTGTTCCATGGTCCTGGCCCGCTCGGCTGGCCGGACTTCCAGCCTTGGCTATGCCCGGGCTTACGCTGCCGGAGGGTTTCGTGTTATCCGGTTTCTTACGGGATGAGCTGTTCCGGGGACTTGTTCCGGCTTGTGCAGTATTCATGCTGGCGGCCGTTTGTAGTATACTATGGTTTTGCAGATGGGAAGGCCGTAAAAGCTACGAGTAA
- a CDS encoding response regulator transcription factor encodes MSRILIIDDEVALVLLLTDELQAKGHEVLAAYDGNEGVRLADSEPDLVILDIMMPGMNGFEVCRSIRDRVSCPIIFLSARQSEADRVRGLTLGGDDYVIKPFGLRELLARIEANLRREERSRQKPQQQSRLRFGKLELSLKERLVSVAGEPVALTRREYEITELLALHGGQVFSREHIYEKVWGYDAEGDASTVVEHVKKIRAKLAAADPSGDYISTVWGIGYKWTNP; translated from the coding sequence GTGAGCAGAATTCTGATCATCGACGATGAGGTTGCCTTGGTTCTGCTGCTCACCGATGAGCTGCAGGCCAAGGGGCATGAGGTGCTGGCCGCTTACGACGGCAACGAAGGGGTCAGGCTGGCGGACAGCGAGCCTGACCTGGTAATCCTCGACATTATGATGCCGGGGATGAACGGCTTTGAGGTCTGCCGCAGCATCCGTGACCGGGTAAGCTGCCCGATTATTTTTCTGAGCGCCAGGCAGTCGGAAGCGGACCGGGTCCGGGGGCTGACTCTGGGCGGCGATGATTATGTGATCAAGCCGTTTGGCCTCCGGGAGCTGCTGGCCCGGATTGAAGCCAATCTGCGGCGGGAGGAGCGGTCGCGGCAGAAACCCCAGCAGCAGAGCCGGCTGCGGTTCGGCAAGCTGGAGCTAAGCCTTAAGGAACGGCTGGTCAGCGTGGCAGGAGAGCCGGTCGCGTTGACCCGGCGGGAATATGAGATCACCGAGCTGCTGGCGCTGCATGGCGGACAGGTGTTTTCGCGCGAGCATATTTATGAGAAGGTGTGGGGGTATGATGCCGAAGGGGATGCCTCCACCGTGGTGGAGCATGTCAAGAAAATCCGCGCCAAGCTGGCCGCTGCCGATCCTTCCGGCGATTATATCTCTACTGTATGGGGAATCGGCTACAAATGGACAAATCCGTAA
- a CDS encoding sensor histidine kinase, whose amino-acid sequence MNKRPLKTQFQLAFTYIILASVVATVVTYAFAVLLFMRVENKLVYPANHYEKHLPAIESYIMQQQTALLASSARTALEAAIPGEGITYQVVDRNGDKIYGSLENVNVSGRTELYKRLNTTTSVQGRYVRTVPIIDGEGSVKGAVLLSYALKPTYVNESGNWWLTVIFIGALVSPFLYIILFALLFSRVVSNNINKPLRLLMEAARKIKEKDLDFEIGYHSDNELGQLSSAFDEMKTELESSLSAQWRMEQERVEMVEALAHDLKAPLSIIRSYTEALMDSGGTDDERLQRYLGVIHENAGKSSELVRQMQYTSDMERTDTVLHAETFELAPFLERKIKAYGLEAGQKGIDIILRMEDAAGSCLYTDAELLERILDNVVMNSLEYTPSGGSISVSVTLRGSRVLYEICDTGPGFSRRDLEKAVQKFYRGDDARASRDGHSGLGLYIAKQLAAKLGGSIRLSNTPEGGACVVIEHEGGRSEGISVSG is encoded by the coding sequence ATGAACAAAAGACCGCTTAAAACCCAGTTTCAGCTGGCCTTCACCTATATTATCCTGGCCAGTGTAGTGGCGACGGTGGTTACCTATGCATTTGCCGTGCTGCTCTTTATGCGGGTGGAGAACAAGCTGGTCTATCCCGCCAATCATTATGAGAAACACCTGCCTGCCATCGAAAGCTACATTATGCAGCAGCAGACGGCACTGCTTGCCTCTTCTGCCAGAACGGCGCTGGAAGCGGCGATACCGGGTGAGGGCATCACCTACCAGGTGGTGGACAGGAATGGGGACAAAATATATGGCTCATTGGAGAATGTGAATGTTTCCGGCCGCACGGAGTTGTACAAGCGTCTGAATACGACCACCAGTGTTCAGGGAAGATATGTGCGCACGGTGCCGATCATCGATGGGGAAGGTTCAGTCAAAGGGGCGGTGCTGCTGTCCTATGCCCTGAAGCCTACCTATGTGAATGAATCCGGCAACTGGTGGCTGACGGTGATTTTTATTGGCGCACTGGTGTCGCCTTTCCTTTATATCATCCTGTTCGCCCTGCTCTTCTCGCGGGTGGTGTCGAACAACATCAACAAGCCGCTGCGCCTCCTGATGGAGGCTGCCCGCAAGATTAAAGAGAAGGATCTTGACTTCGAAATCGGCTACCATTCGGACAATGAGCTGGGCCAGCTGAGCAGCGCTTTTGACGAAATGAAGACAGAGCTGGAGAGCTCGCTTTCGGCACAATGGCGGATGGAGCAGGAGCGGGTGGAAATGGTCGAAGCGCTGGCGCATGATCTGAAGGCCCCGCTCTCCATTATCCGCAGCTACACCGAAGCGCTGATGGATTCGGGAGGGACGGACGATGAAAGGCTGCAGCGCTATCTTGGCGTGATTCACGAGAATGCGGGCAAAAGCAGCGAACTGGTGCGGCAGATGCAGTATACCTCGGATATGGAGCGGACGGATACCGTACTCCATGCGGAGACTTTTGAGCTGGCGCCGTTTCTGGAACGGAAAATCAAGGCTTACGGGCTGGAGGCGGGCCAAAAAGGGATTGACATCATTCTGCGGATGGAAGACGCGGCGGGGAGCTGTCTTTACACCGATGCAGAGCTGCTGGAGCGTATTCTCGACAATGTGGTGATGAACAGCCTGGAATATACACCAAGCGGAGGTTCAATTTCGGTGTCCGTTACCCTGCGCGGCAGCCGTGTCTTGTACGAAATCTGTGATACCGGCCCCGGCTTCAGCCGCAGGGATCTGGAGAAGGCTGTTCAGAAATTCTACCGGGGAGATGACGCCAGAGCCAGCAGGGACGGTCATTCCGGGCTTGGCCTGTATATTGCAAAACAGCTGGCTGCCAAGCTGGGCGGATCAATCCGGTTGAGCAACACGCCGGAGGGCGGAGCCTGTGTGGTAATTGAGCATGAAGGCGGCAGGTCGGAAGGGATAAGTGTCAGCGGTTAA
- a CDS encoding MFS transporter, with product MNKSAVRAWLMYDWANSAYATTVLAAVLPIFYSSVAASGLSENTAASYLAYTHAIGMALVALVSPLLGSISDLSGRKTSFLTAFALLGIVSTMGFALVGEGDWLLASALLVLSTLGFAGSLTFYDSMLPDLVPSGKRDDVSAKGYALGYVGGGVLLAVNLLMIQQPQLLGMKDTPAGTRLSFVSVGLWWLIFSIPAIRRVPNLPRQTAGLSAGGYVRAAARRIGGSTRDIKRYPQLVRLIAAFWFYNDGINTIILMATIYGTTLGIGSSDLILALLITQFVGFPSTILLGKTAERLGAKRMLLVSLFIYVLIVILGFGMTRAVHFYILAVMVGLVQGGSQSISRSLLSDLMPLKRTGEFFGFVNITSKFSSIFGPFVFGLVGQLTGNPRLGILSLLLFFGLGIMIVLKLDVEKGKQDALQDGDPPVPPAPPHIPAHEAAEV from the coding sequence ATGAATAAATCTGCGGTACGCGCTTGGCTTATGTATGATTGGGCAAATTCAGCATATGCGACAACGGTATTGGCAGCGGTGCTGCCAATCTTCTACAGTTCGGTGGCGGCCAGTGGCCTAAGTGAAAATACGGCAGCTTCGTATCTCGCGTATACTCACGCCATCGGGATGGCGCTGGTCGCTCTGGTGTCGCCGCTGCTCGGCTCCATTTCCGACCTGTCGGGCCGGAAAACCAGCTTTCTGACGGCATTTGCACTGCTCGGCATCGTCTCAACAATGGGCTTCGCCCTGGTCGGAGAGGGGGACTGGCTGCTCGCTTCCGCGCTGCTGGTACTCTCTACGCTTGGATTTGCCGGCAGTCTGACCTTTTATGACTCGATGCTGCCAGACCTGGTGCCCTCCGGGAAAAGAGATGATGTCTCCGCTAAAGGTTATGCTCTTGGTTATGTGGGCGGCGGGGTGCTGCTGGCGGTCAATCTGCTGATGATTCAACAGCCGCAGCTGCTGGGCATGAAGGATACGCCTGCAGGAACACGGCTCTCCTTTGTAAGTGTCGGATTGTGGTGGCTGATTTTCTCCATTCCGGCTATCCGCCGTGTGCCTAATCTTCCCCGGCAGACCGCCGGCTTAAGTGCTGGCGGATACGTTCGGGCAGCCGCCCGGAGAATCGGTGGTTCAACCCGTGACATCAAGCGTTATCCGCAACTGGTCCGGCTGATCGCTGCTTTCTGGTTCTACAATGACGGGATTAACACGATTATTCTAATGGCTACGATTTATGGAACGACGCTGGGGATCGGCTCAAGCGACCTGATTCTGGCGCTCTTGATCACGCAGTTTGTCGGTTTTCCAAGCACGATCCTGCTCGGCAAAACCGCAGAACGGCTAGGTGCCAAACGGATGCTTCTGGTCTCGCTTTTCATCTATGTGCTGATTGTAATCCTCGGCTTCGGCATGACCCGGGCTGTGCATTTTTATATCCTGGCGGTTATGGTGGGCCTGGTTCAGGGGGGAAGCCAGTCGATTTCCCGTTCCCTGCTTAGTGATCTGATGCCGCTGAAGCGCACCGGTGAGTTTTTTGGCTTTGTGAACATTACCAGCAAATTTTCTTCGATCTTCGGCCCGTTTGTCTTTGGGCTGGTGGGGCAGCTCACCGGGAATCCAAGACTTGGCATTCTCTCCCTGCTGCTGTTCTTCGGACTGGGGATTATGATTGTGCTGAAGCTCGATGTGGAGAAGGGGAAGCAGGACGCGCTGCAGGACGGAGATCCGCCGGTCCCGCCAGCTCCGCCGCATATTCCGGCACATGAGGCAGCAGAGGTGTAA
- a CDS encoding zinc dependent phospholipase C family protein yields MPNIWMHLEYGQQLADEFSRDFPFLAERKNRPELYHLGCQGPDFLLYHSFLPWKKDTRAIRLGDLMHTENCGPVLVDFWQRALALPFHELKDAQQYFLGFLTHHLLDRNLHPYINWKAGYKHRNHQRFEIVLDTLFMKRRKQLDTWRHAAWKKINVGSRLPFPIHTILRETASDWYPESRRLPSEIWHEAYLDMILAHKWLFDPKGWKKSLLRGKARRLFSQQLSPAEEKLDYLNEKHGEWRHSALYSEVRTESVWDLWEEALAEGRTVLRALASWLNSTVPAEAARALEHFKQVLGDRSYDTGKECSSKLKNLYAEPIWEAGIIS; encoded by the coding sequence ATGCCGAACATTTGGATGCATCTGGAATATGGGCAGCAGCTGGCGGACGAATTCAGCCGTGATTTCCCTTTTCTGGCGGAGAGGAAAAACCGTCCTGAGCTGTACCACCTGGGCTGCCAGGGACCGGATTTCCTGCTGTACCACAGCTTTCTGCCCTGGAAAAAGGATACCCGGGCCATTCGCCTCGGTGACCTTATGCACACGGAAAACTGCGGGCCTGTACTGGTTGATTTCTGGCAGCGGGCCTTGGCCCTTCCCTTCCATGAGCTGAAGGACGCGCAGCAATATTTTCTGGGCTTTCTTACCCACCATCTGCTGGACCGCAACCTTCATCCCTATATCAATTGGAAAGCGGGCTACAAGCACCGAAATCACCAGCGTTTTGAGATTGTCCTTGACACTTTGTTCATGAAGCGGCGGAAACAGCTGGATACCTGGCGGCATGCAGCCTGGAAAAAAATCAATGTGGGCTCCCGCCTGCCCTTCCCGATCCACACGATTCTCCGCGAAACAGCGTCAGACTGGTATCCCGAGTCCCGGCGCCTCCCGTCTGAAATCTGGCATGAGGCATACCTCGACATGATTTTGGCGCATAAATGGTTATTCGATCCCAAGGGGTGGAAGAAATCGCTGCTCAGGGGCAAGGCCCGCCGCTTGTTTTCACAGCAGCTGTCCCCTGCCGAAGAGAAGCTCGATTACCTCAACGAAAAACACGGCGAATGGCGGCATTCGGCGCTCTACTCCGAGGTGCGGACGGAAAGTGTCTGGGACCTGTGGGAGGAAGCGCTTGCGGAAGGCCGGACAGTGCTGCGTGCTCTGGCTTCGTGGCTGAACAGTACGGTGCCGGCCGAAGCTGCCCGCGCGCTGGAGCATTTCAAGCAGGTGCTGGGCGACCGTTCCTACGATACAGGCAAAGAGTGCAGCAGCAAGCTTAAGAATCTGTATGCCGAGCCGATTTGGGAGGCAGGTATCATCTCGTAA
- a CDS encoding VOC family protein: MGFKAGQLFVNLPVNDLQASINFFTALGFEFNLQYTDENATCLIINDNTFAMLLTKEFFKTFVSKEIADTSSHTEVIMAFSASSRAEVDELVHKALAAGGKKYNDPVDHGFMYSWSFQDIDGHLWETMYMEEGTVENA; this comes from the coding sequence ATGGGATTCAAAGCAGGCCAGCTTTTTGTCAATTTGCCGGTAAATGATCTGCAGGCTTCGATTAACTTTTTTACCGCACTTGGTTTCGAATTCAATCTGCAGTATACCGATGAGAACGCCACATGTTTGATCATCAACGACAACACGTTTGCCATGCTGCTGACCAAAGAGTTCTTTAAGACGTTTGTCTCCAAGGAAATCGCCGACACCTCCAGCCACACTGAAGTCATCATGGCCTTCTCCGCTTCCAGCAGAGCAGAGGTGGACGAGCTGGTGCACAAGGCGCTGGCCGCAGGCGGCAAGAAATATAATGATCCGGTCGACCACGGATTCATGTACAGCTGGAGCTTCCAGGATATCGACGGGCATCTGTGGGAAACCATGTACATGGAAGAAGGCACGGTGGAGAACGCGTAA